One Monomorium pharaonis isolate MP-MQ-018 chromosome 4, ASM1337386v2, whole genome shotgun sequence DNA segment encodes these proteins:
- the LOC105836535 gene encoding thiamine transporter 2 yields the protein MHWIKISCILCMFGCFKDFRPSESFIADYLTGPWKNFTANEVNHEIYPVTTYSYLSTLIIMFLITDFIRYKPIIILCGLSGSITFLLIIFGKIVLVLQIAKFFFGLFLSAEVAYYTYIYAKVDKNHYQEVTSHTKAASLFGRSLSGIIAQLTTSFDLLNYHQLNYLTFSAMSIATIWATFLPPVGQSIYFHRTNVPDDEEKNSVIIQQAIDQSHQSNNSRKFCNKSNKTKPGILLLRKLKNAYALLWKHFVLAYTNYRVIKWSAWWALSTCGYLMGATYSQLLWQTAIKPGDKIYNGAVDFTYAIVGAISVFSVGKIRLNWILLGDIMCSVFAFLQGSILLASSYSYNIWFLYAGYIIFGVIYHTMVTVASFEVAKCISEDSHGLIFGVNIFLALLMQSLLTFIVVNTIMLDIRHQFFVYGGYFIVLAMIYIVLGVINILQYHHNMTQQRIR from the exons atgcaTTGGATCAAGATCTCATGTATTTTGTGTATGTTTGGATGTTTTAAAGATTTCCGACCATCGGAATCTTTTATAGCTGATTATTTAACTGGACCgtggaaaaattttacagcCAATGAa GTGAATCATGAAATCTATCCTGTCACCACATACAGTTACTTATcgacattaattataatgttccTTATTACAGATTTCATAAGATATAAACCCATCATAATACTTTGTGGTCTCTCTGGCAGTATAACTTTCCTTTTGATAATATTTGGAAAGATTGTGCTGGTTTTACAGATTGCTAAATTCTTTTTCGGCTTGTTTTTGTCCGCGGAAGTTGCTTATTATACTTACATATATGCCAAAGTAGATAAAAATCACTATCAAGAAGTTACAAGTCACACTAAAGCAGCTTCTTTATTTGGACGCAGCTTGTCTGGCATCATAGCACAGTTAACAACTTCCTTCGACCTATTAAATTATCATCAActcaattatttaactttttcag cCATGAGCATTGCAACAATCTGGGCAACGTTCTTGCCTCCTGTTGGTCAGTCAATTTATTTCCATCGTACTAATGTTCCCGacgatgaagaaaaaaattccgtTATTATACAACAGGCAATCGATCAATCACACCAGTCAAATAATTCACggaaattttgtaacaaaagcAATAAAACGAAGCCGGGTATATTATTGCTTCGTAAACTCAAAAACGCGTATGCGTTGCTGTGGAAACATTTTGTGCTAGCTTACACTAATTATCGAGTGATTAAATGGTCGGCTTGGTGGGCTTTGTCTACTTGTGGTTATCTCATGGGTGCaacttattcacaattactGTGGCAAACTGCAATAAAGCCAGGTGATAAGATTTACAATGGCGCTGTGGATTTTACATACGCGATCGTAg GTGCAATAAGCGTATTTTCTGTAGGAAAGATACGCttaaattggattttattaGGAGACATAATGTGTTCTGTGTTCGCGTTCTTACAAGGCTCTATATTATTGGCATCTTCTTATAGTTACAACATTTGGTTTTTATATGCTGGGTATATCATATTCGGCGTAATTTATCACACTATGGTCACTGTCGCAAG TTTTGAGGTCGCTAAGTGTATATCCGAAGATAGTCATGGTTTAATATTTGgcgtaaatatatttctcgCCTTATTGATGCAAAGCCTGCTGACATTTATAGTTGTCAATACGATTATGCTGGACATCAGACACCAG TTCTTTGTCTACGGTGGCTATTTTATAGTCTTAGCTATGATATATATTGTGCTGGGTGTAATCAACATTCTACAATATCATCATAACATGACTCAACAGCGAATtagataa
- the LOC105836527 gene encoding WD repeat, SAM and U-box domain-containing protein 1 isoform X1 has translation MTAIGDVQALQTLTVYTSDINSVDFAGDCVLVTGSGDKRVRVWEWQPGTGYVEAYFSPLMGHKYGVTSVKVSPQSTMLATSSIDGTTLLWNLRTGMKIHTMVQVGGEAVRVCRFSPDSTLLATAGDNGQVCIWDLVHRNLIRCFQKHEGAVQSLSFSPDSSWLITSCTLGVLKLFSTAELIDTCTSTNQEIAELVSIDDAHDMGVVCCDFSTFQEVTCNEPYTKLYQLITCGNDHDVKLWEVTVSQNKCETQPSTATVQLCRVMEKHSSALTCVRFSSNGLYIASCGLDKTAVIWETSSGKIMAILSGHNRYVACCAFSRDGSLLATGSNDKSVIAWDLTGNLTIDSELSRNVGTKWFVNDPEKSTMHEHDLMRNVETYANEVRLIQRLEEHNGAVNSVAFHGNNLLASASGDKLVRIWSIETEEEDGEEVIKILEKSFSPLDAHTYSVNYVEFSPCGSMLASCSLDGTTLVWNTETGDQAKSSFVNSCTGIRVCRWSPDGTKIATAGDDEKTTLWDVETMDQLQQLCSVFEGHADAISAIAFTHDSRYLVTACNEGTWRLFDILDEKNGSEALLVCDASHDLGVQGCDFSPTPCSLMCSSSRDTDVNQQIYLLATCGNDSLVKLWHIIISNEPLPGPDEIRSSNTGTRYKEKKSLTGHGGNVMCVRFSPIHGEVLGSVATDRTARIWSVFSGSCLYVLEDHDSLVTSCAFSEDTSFFATGALDKTVLVWKVPQQLVSQSNLMDSLRNKKKRVADWKLYDTLKWLNDIELSRLSRKVLALGITGRHLLSVSENELISRLEIEDDEEAVEILKKQLYWLKREDCNIMENIDESEIPHEFLCPITHEIMKEPVQCSDGFTYERAAINEWFLCGKYTSPMTNEPLHDTTFTPNFALRNAILTLLHGEGPQ, from the exons ATGACTGCCATAGGCGACGTGCAAGCCTTGCAGACTTTGACAGTTTACACCAGCGATATAAACAGCGTCGACTTCGCCGGTGATTGCGTTCTGGTAACGGGATCTGG GGACAAACGCGTCCGGGTTTGGGAATGGCAGCCCGGTACTGGCTACGTGGAGGCATATTTCTCACCCCTGATGGGGCACAAGTACGGCGTGACCTCGGTCAAGGTCAGCCCCCAGTCCACTATGCTGGCCACCTCCAGCATAGACGGTACCACGCTGCTCTGGAACTTACGT ACGGGAATGAAGATACACACTATGGTGCAAGTGGGCGGCGAGGCGGTGAGAGTCTGCAGATTTTCGCCGGATTCGACGTTACTCGCGACTGCTGGAGATAACGGGCAAGTCTGTATCTGGGATCTGGTTCATCGTAATTTAATCAG ATGTTTTCAAAAGCATGAGGGTGCCGTGCAAAGCCTGTCCTTCTCGCCGGACTCGAGTTGGCTGATCACCTCGTGCACGCTGGGCGTCCTAAAGCTGTTCTCCACTGCCGAACTGATTGATACTTGTACCTCTACCAATCAGGAAATCGCCGAACTCGTCTCGATCGATGATGCTCACGACATGGGGGTAGTTTGTTGCGATTTCTCGACTTTCCAAGAAGTCACAT GTAATGAACCATACACTAAGCTTTATCAATTGATCACGTGCGGCAACGATCACGACGTGAAATTGTGGGAAGTCACGGTGAGCCAGAATAAGTGCGAGACCCAACCCTCTACTGCCACTGTACAGCTTTGCAGAGTAATGGAAAAGCACAGCAGTGCCTTAACTTGCGTCCGTTTTAGCAGCAACGGATTATATATTGCCAGCTGTGGCCTCGATAAAACGGCAGTAATTTGGGAAACG AGCTCAGGAAAGATCATGGCGATACTCTCCGGTCACAACAGATACGTAGCTTGCTGCGCTTTTTCACGCGACGGAAGTTTACTAGCGACAG gcTCTAACGATAAATCGGTAATCGCATGGGACTTGACAGGAAACTTAACTATTGATTCGGAACTGTCAAGAAACGTTGGAACGAAGTGGTTTGTGAATGATCCTGAAaag AGTACTATGCACGAACACGATCTAATGAGAAATGTCGAGACATACGCTAACGAAGTGAGATTGATTCAAAGATTAGAGGAACATAATGGTGCGGTGAACAGCGTTGCCTTCCATGGAAATAATCTTTTAGCTTCAGCGTCAGG TGATAAATTAGTGCGCATTTGGAGCATTGAAACAGAAGAAGAGGATGGAGAGGAAGTGATcaaaatacttgaaaaatcATTCAGTCCACTGGACGCTCACACTTACAGCGTCAATTACGTGGAATTTAGTCCATGTGGTTCAATGCTTGCCTCCTGCTCTCTCGATGGGACGACTTTAGTTTGGAATACAGAA acTGGAGATCAAGCAAAATCCTCTTTCGTCAATTCCTGCACAGGCATCCGCGTGTGTCGATGGTCGCCCGACGGCACAAAGATTGCCACCGCTGGTGACGATGAGAAGACAACGTTATGGGACGTGGAAACTATGGATCAGTTGCA GCAACTTTGCAGTGTCTTCGAAGGCCACGCTGATGCAATATCCGCCATCGCATTCACGCACGATTCCCGATACTTAGTGACCGCATGTAATGAAGGTACTTGGCGTCTCTTTGATATCCTAGATGAGAAGAATGGTTCCGAAGCATTGCTAGTTTGCGACGCGAGTCATGACTTAGGTGTCCAAGGATGCGACTTCAGTCCTACTCCATGCTCCTTGATGTGCAGTTCGT CAAGGGACACAGATGTAAACCAACAAATATATCTACTGGCGACGTGCGGTAACGATTCGTTGGTTAAACTGtggcatataattatttcaaatgagCCATTACCTGGTCCAGATGAGATTCGATCGAGCAACACTGGAACGCGttacaaagagaaaaagtcCTTGACCGGACATGGTGGAAACGTAATGTGTGTCCGTTTTTCGCCCATCCATGGAGAAGTTTTAGGTAGCGTTGCGACAGATAGAACAGCTCGCATATGGAGCGTG TTTTCCGGAAGCTGTTTATACGTCCTGGAGGATCACGATAGTCTTGTTACGTCTTGCGCATTTTCCGAAGACACGTCATTTTTTGCTACAG GTGCATTGGACAAGACCGTCTTGGTTTGGAAGGTGCCTCAGCAATTAGTATCACAAAGTAATTTGATGGATAGcttaagaaacaaaaaaaagagg GTCGCAGACTGGAAACTGTATGATACTTTGAAATGGCTAAACGACATTGAATTATCCAGATTGTCCCGGAAAGTGCTTGCTCTGGGAATAACTGGACGGCATTTGCTATCTGTGTCAGAGAAcgaattaatatctcgattggAAATTGAAGACGATGAAGAG GCGGTGGAAATATTGAAGAAGCAATTATATTGGCTGAAGCGTGAAGATTGCAACATTATGGAGAATATAGATGAGTCTGAGATTCCTCATGAATTCTTGTGTCCTATAACGCATGAGATAATGAAAGAACCTGTGCAGTGCTCAG ATGGATTTACTTATGAGAGAGCAGCCATAAATGAATGGTTCCTATGTGGAAAATACACCAGTCCAATGACGAACGAGCCGTTACACGATACTACCTTTACTCCGAATTTCGCTCTCAGAAACGCTATACTCACTCTACTTCACGGAGAAGGACCACAATAG
- the LOC105836536 gene encoding modifier of mdg4, translating into MEGQQFCLRWHNFQNTLLSSLPQLLDGGDLTDVTLSAGGKHIRAHRIILSACSYYFKELFKNLGSLQHPVIVLPGMEYANLWALVKFMYNGEVNIYQEQLPALLAMADTLHICGLADMAGKNSGQDNGLYVQSPIMQPQERLNEEIIKTESKDNIIATGSSESVPLLKVTDNLEDEEPSNDQESISYCVKTKPYYSINAKLNQREKSAVPVNVSINKYIDRGYSENITDETTSIVDDQVTPIEDVKPSAVWDASFKLLTASAPSRTSQTYNKSSVTCLICGKQLSNQYNLRVHMETHSNSSYSCTSCSHVSRSRDALRKHVSYRHPVASSQKRPRYNTSKPSIM; encoded by the exons ATGGAAGGCCAACAGTTCTGTTTACGATGgcacaattttcaaaatactcTTTTGAGCTCGCTTCCACAGCTGCTCGACGGAGGTGATTTAACAGATGTCACACTTAGCGCCGGTGGTAAACATATACGTGCTCATAGAATCATACTCTCGGCTTGTAGTTATTACTTTAAAGAACTCTTCAAg aacttGGGTTCCTTGCAACATCCGGTCATTGTGCTGCCAGGCATGGAATATGCAAATTTGTGGGCTCTGGTCAAGTTTATGTATAATGGAGAAGTGAATATTTATCAAGAACAATTACCTGCACTTTTAGCTATGGCCGATACTTTGCATATTTGTGGATTAGCTGACATGGCTGGG aaaaattcgGGACAGGATAATGGCTTGTATGTGCAATCTCCAATAATGCAACCTCAGGAAAGACTGAACGAAGAGATAATAAAGACGGAAtcaaaagataatattatagcTACTGGATCGTCGGAATCTGTACCATTGCTTAAAGTAACGGATAATTTAGAAGATGAAGAACCTAGCAACGATCAAGAAAGTATATCATACTGCGTGAAGACGAAACCCTATTACTCGATAAATGCGAAGCTAAACCAAAGGGAAAAATCGGCTGTTCCTGTTAACGTATctattaataagtatatagATAGAGGCTACTCGGAAAATATAACAGACGAGACAACATCGATCGTGGACGACCAGGTAACACCCATAGAAGATGTAAAACCGTCGGCCGTGTGGGACGCGAGTTTCAAGTTGCTCACAGCATCTGCGCCAAGTAGAACCTCCCAGACTTACAACAAATCCAGTGTCACTTGTCTTATCTGTGGTAAACAATTGAGTAATCAGTACAACCTGCGAGTGCATATGGAGACGCATAGTAACAGCTCGTACAGTTGCACGTCGTGTTCGCATGTCTCACGATCACGAGATGCTCTCCGGAAACACGTATCCTACAGACATCCGGTAGCTTCTTCTCAAAAACGTCCACGGTATAATACATCAAAACCATCAATAATGTGA
- the LOC105836532 gene encoding AP-3 complex subunit sigma-2 isoform X1, translating to MIKAILVFNNHGKPRLSKFYQYFNEDMQQQIIKETFQLVSKRDDNVCNFLEGGSLIGGSDYKLIYRHYATLYFVFCVDSSESELGILDLIQVFVETLDKCFENVCELDLIFHVDKVHYILNELVMGGMVLETNMTEILTRIEDQNKLEKQEAGITAAPARAVSAVKNMNIPQQIKDMKLPDLPQAIKDLKF from the exons ATGATCAAGGCGATTCTGGTCTTTAATAATCATGGAAAACCTCGCCTCTCCAAGTTTTATCAGTATTTT AACGAGGATATGCAGCAGCAGATAATAAAAGAGACATTTCAGCTCGTCTCGAAGAGGGACGACAACGTGTGCAATTTCTTGGAGGGTGGCAGCCTGATCGGCGGCTCTGATTACAAGCTGATCTATCGGCACTATGCGACACTCTACTTTGTGTTCTGTGTCGACAGCTCAGAATCGGAACTGGGAATCCTAGACCTAATACAAGTCTTCGTCGAGACTCTGGACAAATGTTTCGAGAACGTGTGCGAGCTCGATCTCATTTTTCACGTGGACAAAGTTCACTATATACTCAACGAGTTGGTGATGGGTGGTATGGTACTTGAAACCAACATGACTGAGATCCTCACGAGGATCGAGGATCAGAACAAATTAGAAAAGCAAGAG GCGGGAATCACAGCAGCGCCCGCGCGTGCTGTCTCGGCGGTGAAGAACATGAATATACCGCAACAAATAAAGGATATGAAGCTGCCTGACTTGCCGCAAGCCATAAAAGACCTCAAATTCTGA
- the LOC105836527 gene encoding WD repeat, SAM and U-box domain-containing protein 1 isoform X2, producing MTAIGDVQALQTLTVYTSDINSVDFAGDCVLVTGSGDKRVRVWEWQPGTGYVEAYFSPLMGHKYGVTSVKVSPQSTMLATSSIDGTTLLWNLRTGMKIHTMVQVGGEAVRVCRFSPDSTLLATAGDNGQVCIWDLVHRNLIRCFQKHEGAVQSLSFSPDSSWLITSCTLGVLKLFSTAELIDTCTSTNQEIAELVSIDDAHDMGVVCCDFSTFQEVTCNEPYTKLYQLITCGNDHDVKLWEVTVSQNKCETQPSTATVQLCRVMEKHSSALTCVRFSSNGLYIASCGLDKTAVIWETSSGKIMAILSGHNRYVACCAFSRDGSLLATGSNDKSVIAWDLTGNLTIDSELSRNVGTKWFVNDPEKSTMHEHDLMRNVETYANEVRLIQRLEEHNGAVNSVAFHGNNLLASASGDKLVRIWSIETEEEDGEEVIKILEKSFSPLDAHTYSVNYVEFSPCGSMLASCSLDGTTLVWNTETGDQAKSSFVNSCTGIRVCRWSPDGTKIATAGDDEKTTLWDVETMDQLHVFEGHADAISAIAFTHDSRYLVTACNEGTWRLFDILDEKNGSEALLVCDASHDLGVQGCDFSPTPCSLMCSSSRDTDVNQQIYLLATCGNDSLVKLWHIIISNEPLPGPDEIRSSNTGTRYKEKKSLTGHGGNVMCVRFSPIHGEVLGSVATDRTARIWSVFSGSCLYVLEDHDSLVTSCAFSEDTSFFATGALDKTVLVWKVPQQLVSQSNLMDSLRNKKKRVADWKLYDTLKWLNDIELSRLSRKVLALGITGRHLLSVSENELISRLEIEDDEEAVEILKKQLYWLKREDCNIMENIDESEIPHEFLCPITHEIMKEPVQCSDGFTYERAAINEWFLCGKYTSPMTNEPLHDTTFTPNFALRNAILTLLHGEGPQ from the exons ATGACTGCCATAGGCGACGTGCAAGCCTTGCAGACTTTGACAGTTTACACCAGCGATATAAACAGCGTCGACTTCGCCGGTGATTGCGTTCTGGTAACGGGATCTGG GGACAAACGCGTCCGGGTTTGGGAATGGCAGCCCGGTACTGGCTACGTGGAGGCATATTTCTCACCCCTGATGGGGCACAAGTACGGCGTGACCTCGGTCAAGGTCAGCCCCCAGTCCACTATGCTGGCCACCTCCAGCATAGACGGTACCACGCTGCTCTGGAACTTACGT ACGGGAATGAAGATACACACTATGGTGCAAGTGGGCGGCGAGGCGGTGAGAGTCTGCAGATTTTCGCCGGATTCGACGTTACTCGCGACTGCTGGAGATAACGGGCAAGTCTGTATCTGGGATCTGGTTCATCGTAATTTAATCAG ATGTTTTCAAAAGCATGAGGGTGCCGTGCAAAGCCTGTCCTTCTCGCCGGACTCGAGTTGGCTGATCACCTCGTGCACGCTGGGCGTCCTAAAGCTGTTCTCCACTGCCGAACTGATTGATACTTGTACCTCTACCAATCAGGAAATCGCCGAACTCGTCTCGATCGATGATGCTCACGACATGGGGGTAGTTTGTTGCGATTTCTCGACTTTCCAAGAAGTCACAT GTAATGAACCATACACTAAGCTTTATCAATTGATCACGTGCGGCAACGATCACGACGTGAAATTGTGGGAAGTCACGGTGAGCCAGAATAAGTGCGAGACCCAACCCTCTACTGCCACTGTACAGCTTTGCAGAGTAATGGAAAAGCACAGCAGTGCCTTAACTTGCGTCCGTTTTAGCAGCAACGGATTATATATTGCCAGCTGTGGCCTCGATAAAACGGCAGTAATTTGGGAAACG AGCTCAGGAAAGATCATGGCGATACTCTCCGGTCACAACAGATACGTAGCTTGCTGCGCTTTTTCACGCGACGGAAGTTTACTAGCGACAG gcTCTAACGATAAATCGGTAATCGCATGGGACTTGACAGGAAACTTAACTATTGATTCGGAACTGTCAAGAAACGTTGGAACGAAGTGGTTTGTGAATGATCCTGAAaag AGTACTATGCACGAACACGATCTAATGAGAAATGTCGAGACATACGCTAACGAAGTGAGATTGATTCAAAGATTAGAGGAACATAATGGTGCGGTGAACAGCGTTGCCTTCCATGGAAATAATCTTTTAGCTTCAGCGTCAGG TGATAAATTAGTGCGCATTTGGAGCATTGAAACAGAAGAAGAGGATGGAGAGGAAGTGATcaaaatacttgaaaaatcATTCAGTCCACTGGACGCTCACACTTACAGCGTCAATTACGTGGAATTTAGTCCATGTGGTTCAATGCTTGCCTCCTGCTCTCTCGATGGGACGACTTTAGTTTGGAATACAGAA acTGGAGATCAAGCAAAATCCTCTTTCGTCAATTCCTGCACAGGCATCCGCGTGTGTCGATGGTCGCCCGACGGCACAAAGATTGCCACCGCTGGTGACGATGAGAAGACAACGTTATGGGACGTGGAAACTATGGATCAGTTGCA TGTCTTCGAAGGCCACGCTGATGCAATATCCGCCATCGCATTCACGCACGATTCCCGATACTTAGTGACCGCATGTAATGAAGGTACTTGGCGTCTCTTTGATATCCTAGATGAGAAGAATGGTTCCGAAGCATTGCTAGTTTGCGACGCGAGTCATGACTTAGGTGTCCAAGGATGCGACTTCAGTCCTACTCCATGCTCCTTGATGTGCAGTTCGT CAAGGGACACAGATGTAAACCAACAAATATATCTACTGGCGACGTGCGGTAACGATTCGTTGGTTAAACTGtggcatataattatttcaaatgagCCATTACCTGGTCCAGATGAGATTCGATCGAGCAACACTGGAACGCGttacaaagagaaaaagtcCTTGACCGGACATGGTGGAAACGTAATGTGTGTCCGTTTTTCGCCCATCCATGGAGAAGTTTTAGGTAGCGTTGCGACAGATAGAACAGCTCGCATATGGAGCGTG TTTTCCGGAAGCTGTTTATACGTCCTGGAGGATCACGATAGTCTTGTTACGTCTTGCGCATTTTCCGAAGACACGTCATTTTTTGCTACAG GTGCATTGGACAAGACCGTCTTGGTTTGGAAGGTGCCTCAGCAATTAGTATCACAAAGTAATTTGATGGATAGcttaagaaacaaaaaaaagagg GTCGCAGACTGGAAACTGTATGATACTTTGAAATGGCTAAACGACATTGAATTATCCAGATTGTCCCGGAAAGTGCTTGCTCTGGGAATAACTGGACGGCATTTGCTATCTGTGTCAGAGAAcgaattaatatctcgattggAAATTGAAGACGATGAAGAG GCGGTGGAAATATTGAAGAAGCAATTATATTGGCTGAAGCGTGAAGATTGCAACATTATGGAGAATATAGATGAGTCTGAGATTCCTCATGAATTCTTGTGTCCTATAACGCATGAGATAATGAAAGAACCTGTGCAGTGCTCAG ATGGATTTACTTATGAGAGAGCAGCCATAAATGAATGGTTCCTATGTGGAAAATACACCAGTCCAATGACGAACGAGCCGTTACACGATACTACCTTTACTCCGAATTTCGCTCTCAGAAACGCTATACTCACTCTACTTCACGGAGAAGGACCACAATAG
- the LOC105836532 gene encoding AP-3 complex subunit sigma-2 isoform X2: MIKAILVFNNHGKPRLSKFYQYFNEDMQQQIIKETFQLVSKRDDNVCNFLEGGSLIGGSDYKLIYRHYATLYFVFCVDSSESELGILDLIQVFVETLDKCFENVCELDLIFHVDKVHYILNELVMGGMVLETNMTEILTRIEDQNKLEKQEGTYKSGRSCSPRPFVLLGPPP, encoded by the exons ATGATCAAGGCGATTCTGGTCTTTAATAATCATGGAAAACCTCGCCTCTCCAAGTTTTATCAGTATTTT AACGAGGATATGCAGCAGCAGATAATAAAAGAGACATTTCAGCTCGTCTCGAAGAGGGACGACAACGTGTGCAATTTCTTGGAGGGTGGCAGCCTGATCGGCGGCTCTGATTACAAGCTGATCTATCGGCACTATGCGACACTCTACTTTGTGTTCTGTGTCGACAGCTCAGAATCGGAACTGGGAATCCTAGACCTAATACAAGTCTTCGTCGAGACTCTGGACAAATGTTTCGAGAACGTGTGCGAGCTCGATCTCATTTTTCACGTGGACAAAGTTCACTATATACTCAACGAGTTGGTGATGGGTGGTATGGTACTTGAAACCAACATGACTGAGATCCTCACGAGGATCGAGGATCAGAACAAATTAGAAAAGCAAGAG GGGACTTACAAATCCGGGCGGTCTTGCTCACCCCGTCCGTTTGTCCTTCTGGGACCCCCTCCTTGA
- the LOC105836531 gene encoding GATA zinc finger domain-containing protein 1, whose amino-acid sequence MPLGSKPECVKCGTRETPLWHSTETGNLCNACLEDERNVEASGSSRADEEDKSGSLKPRRSTRITRYCNSKVTGPHRVVPKGKGRRNLFKKTPVKAPTATATPITSNFVFYKGTYFQVGDVVSLQDIDGGIYYAQIRGLLTDQYCEKSAAITWLLPTTASPPPEEGFIPETYIIGPEEELPRKLEYMEFVMHAPSDYFKLKNSPYPPALTEKGAGYIWTTVRNELAVSKK is encoded by the exons ATGCCGCTCGGCAGCAAGCCGGAATGCGTCAAGTGCGGGACCCGTGAGACCCCTCTGTGGCACTCGACCGAGACCGGTAACTTGTGCAACGCCTGCCTGGAGGACGAGCGGAATGTCGAGGCGAGCGGGTCCTCCAGGGCGGACGAGGAGGACAAGAGTGGCTCGCTGAAGCCCAGAAGGAGCACGCGAATCACGAGGTATTGCAACTCGAAGGTGACCGGCCCGCACAGAGTGGTGCCCAAGGGAAAGGGTCGCAGGAACTTGTTCAAGAAAACG CCAGTCAAGGCGCCTACGGCCACTGCGACTCCGATCACCAGCAACTTTGTGTTTTACAAGGGCACATATTTTCAAGTTGGAGACGTGGTTTCCCTGCAAGACATAGATGGTGGCATTTATTACGCCCAGATACGTGGCTTGTTAACAGACCAATATTGTGAAAAGAGCGCCGCCATTACCTGGCTATTACCTACCACAGCAAG ccCTCCACCTGAAGAAGGCTTCATTCCTGAGACGTATATAATTGGGCCAGAGGAAGAGTTACCTCgtaaattagaatatatgGAATTTGTAATGCATGCTCCATCGGactattttaagttaaaaaacaGTCCGTACCCACCTGCACTCACAGAAAAGGGAGCAGGTTACATATGGACTACTGTTAGAAATGAATTGGCCGTttctaaaaaatga